The following nucleotide sequence is from Populus nigra chromosome 15, ddPopNigr1.1, whole genome shotgun sequence.
ATGAGAATTCTCTTCTCAATGTTCAGCAAACCGAATACACCAACCAAGGCACTGGAGAGAGATTCTGTTTCTTGAGCAATACAAACATGGAGGAAGCCAATGTAGACTTGGGACAAGATGGGAAGTACTCCTTGCCTGCTTGGTCTGTTACTATTCTTCAAGATTGCAACAAAGAAATTTACAACACTGCAAAGGTTAATACCCAGACCTCAATAATGGTCAAGAAGCTACATGAAGAGGATAAACCAGTTCAACTTTCCTGGACGTGGGCACCAGAACCCATGAAAGGCGTACTCCAAGGAAAGGGTAGATTTAGAGCCACCGAGCTTCTTGAGCAGAAAGAAACAACTGTTGATACTACTGACTATTTGTGGTACATGACTAGGTAATAAGCTTAAAAGCTGGAAATTATCCAGCAACCGTTTCATTGTCTTGGGCTGCATATTTCCAGGTCATGACATGGAAGACTAATCCTTTGATGCAGTGTTAACCTTAACGAGACAACACTGAAGAAGTGGACTAATGTGACCCTGCGAGTTGGCACAAGAGGCCATGCACTTCATGCTTACGTTAACAAGAAGGAGATAGGTAATTCCAATTTGATAGAAATGACTTAAATCTGCGGGACGACTAAAAATTATTGTCAATTATCGTACTAGTTTTAATTAGCTAAACTTGAATCTCCTCTGTTGACGAAATTCAGGAACCCAGTTTTCCAAGCAAGCCAACGCTCAACAATCAGTCAAGGGAGATGATTACAGTTTTCTATTTGAGAAGCCAGTTACTCTCACTTCTGGGACTAACACCATAAGCTTACTCAGTGCCACTGTTGGATTGGCTGTATGTTCTCTATTCGTTTACCAACCACATTTTTCATAATCTACTCTTGCTAATATTaccttttcttctccatttgctcacattttcaattttacctcTTTTCTTCTGGGAAGAATTATGGTcaatattatgataaaaaaccTGTTGGCATTGCTGAAGGCCCCGTCCAGTTGGTAGCAAATGGGAAACCTTTTATGGACTTGACATCATATCAGTGGTCTTACAAGGTACGCCCCGCAAAAATCCTgcagaaaataacaattaatggGTGTTTATTCAAACTTATGATTATCACTTCATTCTTTATATGAAGATTGGGTTGAGCGGTGAGGCCAAAAGATACAATGATCCACATTCACCACATGCCAGTAAATTTACTGCCAGTGATAACCTTCCTACCGGAAGAGCCATGACATGGTACAAGGTAAATTAATACGTTCTAATCCTTGAAACCTCGGTGAAAATATTTTGTGAAATGTTCAGGTATGGGTTTAGAACTTATGTTTCTAATTAAGTTATCACTGTGTGTGTCCAGACCACATTTGCCAGTCCTTCAGGTACTGAACCAGTAGTGGTAGACTTGCTAGGCATGGGCAAAGGGCATGCCTGGGTGAATGGAAAAAGCCTTGGTCGCTTCTGGCCTACGCAAATTGCCGATGCCAAAGGATGCCCTGACACTTGTGACTACCGTGGATCTTATAATGGTGATAAATGTGTGACGAACTGCGGCAATCCTTCTCAAAGATGGTACCATATCCCAAGGTCATACCTTAATAAGGATGGCCAAAACACCTTGATCTTGTTTGAGGAAGTGGGCGGGAACCCTACAAATGTGTCGTTCCAGATTGTTGCTGTCGAGACAATATGTGGAAATGCATATGAAGGAAGCACATTAGAATTGTCATGCGAAGGTGGCAGAACCATCTCAGACATTGAATTCGCCAGCTATGGAGACCCTGAGGGAACATGCGGCGCATTCATGAAGGGCTCCTTCTACGCCACTCGCAGTGCGGCAGTAGTGGAAAAGGTAGCAAAAACGCTGGTAGTATTCTTTAGGGATATAATTTTTCACATATCTTATTTATTGACTCAAATTATGATCCTTAACTTGCAGGCATGTGTTGGGAAACAGAGCTGTGGAATTCTTGTATCAGGTGAAACATTTGGATTAACGAAGCGTTCTGACATTGCCAATAGGCTGGCGGTGCAAGCTGTCTGCACTGGGTACATTGACAACGATCTCGAGTCCCTGAAGAATAAGAATAACAACTCAAAACAATGAAGGCGTTCTATATGCATATCTTTCTTACGCCTTTGACTCATTAGCAAAATCATATCTTTGTACACAATTCATTTATTACAGTATATAAAAGTAGCTTCTCTTTGTGTGATCTTCAACTTTGATCATTATGAAGGCAAGATTcatattaatttcttctttaattattatattttcaagctAGAAACATAACTGAGCATAAATGCGATTAAGATAGAGACCAAAGATATACGGAATggcaaaaggaaagaagaaaaaaaaacgtaaaTAAAACTTG
It contains:
- the LOC133674250 gene encoding beta-galactosidase 7-like, translated to MWPELFQKAKEGGIDAIETYIFWDRHEPVRRQYYFSGNQDIVKFFKLAQEAGLHVILRIGPYVCAEWSYGGFPMWLHNIPGIELRTDNEIYKNEMQIFTTKIVDVCKEAKLFAPQGGPIILAQIENEYGNVMGPYGDAGRRYVNWCAQMAVGQNVGVPWIMCQQSNAPQPMINTCNGFYCDQFKPNNPKSPKMWTENWSGWFKLWGGRDPYRTAEDLAFSVARFIQNGGVLNSYYMYHGGTNFGRTAGGPYITTSYDYNAPLDEYGNLNQPKWGHLKQLHEAIKQGERILTNGTVTSKNFWGGVDQTEYTNQGTGERFCFLSNTNMEEANVDLGQDGKYSLPAWSVTILQDCNKEIYNTAKVNTQTSIMVKKLHEEDKPVQLSWTWAPEPMKGVLQGKGRFRATELLEQKETTVDTTDYLWYMTSVNLNETTLKKWTNVTLRVGTRGHALHAYVNKKEIGTQFSKQANAQQSVKGDDYSFLFEKPVTLTSGTNTISLLSATVGLANYGQYYDKKPVGIAEGPVQLVANGKPFMDLTSYQWSYKIGLSGEAKRYNDPHSPHASKFTASDNLPTGRAMTWYKTTFASPSGTEPVVVDLLGMGKGHAWVNGKSLGRFWPTQIADAKGCPDTCDYRGSYNGDKCVTNCGNPSQRWYHIPRSYLNKDGQNTLILFEEVGGNPTNVSFQIVAVETICGNAYEGSTLELSCEGGRTISDIEFASYGDPEGTCGAFMKGSFYATRSAAVVEKACVGKQSCGILVSGETFGLTKRSDIANRLAVQAVCTGYIDNDLESLKNKNNNSKQ